From Zingiber officinale cultivar Zhangliang chromosome 5B, Zo_v1.1, whole genome shotgun sequence, the proteins below share one genomic window:
- the LOC121987048 gene encoding cytochrome P450 94B3-like: MTANPVHVEHILCDHFELYPKGPRFISLLHGFLGDGIFNSNGEAWRLQHKTTSFEFNTKSLSSFVLRIVHDELLARLLPRRNQAATQGIVLGLQDLLEHFSFDNICKVSFNQDPACLSPDIAAAAQDPFSSRFACAFDDASDKLQSDHSEDFLRDIVVSFMLAGKDTTSSALTWFFWLLSSHPKMEAKILAEIKSIHARRHSFDDDAFGFEDLREMNYLHASITESMQLYAPVPFNSLHCLADDVLPNGTTVKKGWFVSYASYSMGRMEALWGSNFDEFKLERSLEAETDTFWPESPFKYPMFQGGRICAWGRRWSKLTIMFTATLMELRFLPPQSQSILLFLFSLSILYFFFFIFRRSTPDGVPAYPPGLEPYPLLGHLPQFVKNRRRLLDWFAECIAATPSNSFVLCRPGGVRGLMTANPVHVEHILRGRFELYPKGPRVTSLLHDFLGDGIFNSDGESWRLQRKTASFEFNTKSLRSFVLRVVRDELLARLLPRLNQAAAQGVVLDLQDLLERFAFDNICKVAFNQDPACLSPDTATAAQDPFSSRFASAFNDASDITSGRFRYVVPKFWMVKKLFGVGSERRLKEAITTVHEFAVKIIRAKKKEKQTYSVSKPSSLFKADDLLSRFVANEDHSEDFLRDIVVSFMLAGKDTTSSALTWFFWLLSSHPEVEAKILAEIKSIRARRHSSDDDEFGFEDLREMNYLHASITESMRLYPPVPSNSLHCQDDDVFPDGTAVKKGWFVSYSSYSMGRMEALWGSDFDEFKPERWLEAETGSFRPESPFKYPVFHGGPRMCLGKDMAYIQMKSIAACVLERFVVTVVREKEAPPPEKMVTLTLKMKGGLPVRVVGREKC, from the exons ATGACGGCCAACCCCGTCCATGTAGAGCACATCCTCTGCGACCACTTCGAGCTCTACCCCAAAGGACCCCGCTTCATCTCTTTACTCCATGGCTTCCTCGGCGACGGCATCTTCAATTCCAACGGAGAAGCGTGGCGCCTCCAACACAAGACTACCAGCTTCGAGTTTAACACCAAATCACTCAGCTCCTTCGTCCTCCGCATCGTCCACGACGAGCTTCTCGCCCGTCTCCTACCCCGCCGCAACCAAGCCGCCACACAAGGCATTGTCCTCGGCCTCCAGGATCTCCTAGAGCACTTCTCATTCGACAACATCTGCAAGGTCTCCTTCAACCAAGACCCTGCTTGTCTCTCCCCCGACATCGCAGCCGCTGCGCAGGACCCCTTCTCCTCCCGCTTTGCGTGCGCCTTCGACGACGCATCCGACAAGCTCCAGTCG GACCACTCCGAAGACTTCCTTCGAGACATCGTCGTCAGCTTTATGCTCGCAGGGAAGGACACCACCTCCTCCGCCCTCACCTGGTTCTTCTGGCTCCTTTCCTCGCACCCCAAGATGGAGGCCAAGATCCTGGCCGAGATCAAGTCCATCCACGCGCGGCGCCACTCCTTTGACGACGATGCGTTCGGCTTCGAGGATCTCCGCGAGATGAACTACCTGCATGCCTCCATCACGGAGTCGATGCAGTTGTACGCTCCAGTGCCCTTCAACTCACTTCACTGCCTGGCCGACGACGTGCTCCCGAACGGGACGACGGTGAAGAAGGGGTGGTTCGTGTCCTACGCATCGTACTCGATGGGTCGGATGGAGGCCCTATGGGGGTCGAATTTCGATGAGTTCAAGCTGGAAAGGTCGTTGGAGGCGGAGACAGATACGTTCTGGCCGGAGAGTCCTTTCAAGTACCCAATGTTCCAGGGGGGCCGCATATGTGCCTGGGGAAGGAGATGGT CAAAGCTCACGATCATGTTCACTGCAACGTTGATGGAGCTTCGATTCCTACCGCCTCAATCCCAatccattctcctcttcctcttctccctctccatcctctacttcttcttcttcatcttccgtCGCTCCACTCCCGACGGCGTCCCGGCGTACCCTCCCGGCCTCGAGCCGTATCCTCTCCTCGGCCACCTCCCCCAGTTCGTCAAGAACCGTCGCCGCCTTCTCGATTGGTTCGCAGAGTGCATCGCGGCTACGCCCTCCAATTCCTTCGTCCTCTGCCGCCCTGGCGGCGTCCGTGGCCTCATGACAGCCAACCCCGTCCATGTAGAGCACATCCTCCGCGGCCGCTTCGAGCTCTACCCCAAGGGACCCCGCGTCACCTCCTTACTCCATGACTTCCTCGGCGACGGCATCTTCAATTCCGACGGCGAATCGTGGCGCCTCCAGCGTAAGACTGCCAGCTTCGAGTTCAACACTAAGTCGCTCCGCTCCTTCGTACTACGCGTCGTCCGCGACGAGCTCCTCGCCCGCCTCCTACCCCGCCTCAACCAAGCCGCCGCACAAGGCGTTGTCCTCGACCTCCAGGATCTCCTGGAGCGCTTCGCGTTCGACAACATCTGCAAGGTCGCCTTCAACCAAGACCCCGCCTGTCTCTCCCCCGACACCGCCACCGCAGCGCAGGACCCCTTCTCCTCCCGCTTTGCGAGCGCCTTCAACGACGCCTCCGACATCACCTCCGGCCGGTTCCGATACGTCGTGCCGAAATTCTGGATGGTGAAGAAGCTGTTCGGCGTGGGTTCAGAGCGGCGTCTCAAAGAGGCGATTACTACCGTGCACGAGTTCGCCGTGAAAATTATTCGAGCGAAGAAGAAAGAGAAGCAGACATACTCTGTTTCGAAGCCATCTTCTCTGTtcaaagcagatgatttgctatCCCGCTTCGTGGCCAACGAGGACCACTCCGAAGACTTCCTTCGAGACATCGTCGTCAGCTTTATGCTCGCAGGGAAGGACACCACCTCCTCCGCCCTCACCTGGTTCTTCTGGCTCCTTTCCTCGCACCCGGAGGTGGAGGCCAAGATCCTGGCCGAGATCAAGTCCATCCGCGCGCGGCGCCACTCCTCTGACGACGATGAGTTCGGCTTCGAGGATCTCCGCGAGATGAACTACCTGCATGCCTCCATCACGGAGTCGATGCGGTTGTACCCTCCGGTGCCCTCCAACTCGCTTCACTGCCAGGACGACGACGTGTTCCCGGACGGGACGGCGGTGAAGAAGGGGTGGTTCGTGTCCTACTCGTCGTATTCTATGGGGAGGATGGAGGCCCTATGGGGGTCGGATTTCGATGAGTTCAAACCCGAAAGGTGGTTGGAGGCGGAGACTGGGTCGTTCCGGCCGGAGAGCCCTTTCAAGTACCCAGTGTTCCACGGGGGGCCGCGGATGTGCCTGGGGAAGGATATGGCGTACATCCAGATGAAGTCAATCGCGGCGTGCGTGCTGGAGAGGTTCGTGGTGACGGTGGTGAGGGAAAAGGAGGCGCCGCCGCCGGAGAAAATGGTGACGCTGACGTTGAAAATGAAGGGCGGCCTGCCGGTGCGCGTGGTGGGTAGGGAGAAATGCTAG
- the LOC121985979 gene encoding cytochrome P450 94A1-like codes for MLTATWMELPLLSLFLLSLSILYFFFFFFRRSTSDDVSAYPPGFEPYPLLGHLPQFVKNRHRLPDWVTECIAATPSNSFVLCRPGGVRGLMTANPVHVEHILRGRFELYPKGPRFISLLHDFLGNGIFNSDGEVWRLQRKTASFEFNTKSLRSFVLRVVHDELLARLLPRLNQAAAQGVVLDLQDLLERFAFDNICKVAFNQDPACLSPDTAAAAQDPFSFRFACAFNDASDISSGRFRYAVPKFWMVKKLFGVGSERRLKEAITTVHEFAVKIIRAKKKEKQTYSVSKPSSLFKADDLLSRFVANEDHSEDFLRDIVVSFMLAGKDTTSSALTWFFWLLSSHPEVEAKILAEIKSIRARRHSFDDDEFGFEDLREMNYLHASITESMRLYPPVPFNSLHCLADDVFPDGTAVKKGWFVSYTSYSMGRMEALWGSDFDEFKPERWLEAETGAFRPESPFKYPVFHGGPRMCLGKEMAYIQMKSIAACVLERFVVTVAREKEAPPPEKMATLTLKMKGGQPVRVMGRDNS; via the coding sequence ATGCTCACTGCCACTTGGATGGAGCTTCCACTCCTTTCCCTCTTCCTCTTATCCCTCTCCAtcctctacttcttcttcttcttcttccgtcGCTCCACTTCCGACGACGTATCGGCGTACCCTCCCGGCTTCGAGCCGTACCCTCTCCTCGGCCACCTCCCGCAGTTCGTCAAGAACCGTCACCGTCTTCCCGATTGGGTCACCGAGTGCATCGCGGCTACGCCCTCCAATTCCTTCGTCCTCTGCCGCCCTGGCGGCGTCCGCGGCCTCATGACGGCCAACCCCGTCCATGTAGAGCACATCCTCCGCGGCCGCTTCGAGCTCTACCCCAAAGGACCCCGCTTCATCTCCTTACTCCATGACTTCCTCGGCAACGGCATCTTCAATTCCGACGGAGAAGTGTGGCGCCTCCAGCGCAAGACTGCCAGCTTCGAGTTTAACACCAAATCGCTCCGCTCCTTCGTCCTCCGCGTCGTCCACGACGAGCTTCTCGCCCGCCTCCTACCCCGCCTCAACCAAGCCGCCGCACAAGGCGTTGTCCTCGACCTCCAGGATCTCCTGGAGCGCTTCGCGTTCGACAACATCTGCAAGGTCGCCTTCAACCAAGACCCCGCCTGTCTCTCCCCCGACACCGCCGCCGCAGCGCAGGACCCCTTCTCCTTCCGCTTTGCGTGCGCCTTCAACGACGCATCCGACATCAGCTCCGGCCGGTTCCGATACGCCGTGCCGAAATTCTGGATGGTGAAGAAGCTGTTCGGCGTGGGTTCAGAGCGGCGTCTCAAAGAGGCGATTACTACCGTGCACGAGTTCGCCGTGAAAATTATCCGAGCGAAGAAGAAAGAGAAGCAGACATACTCTGTTTCGAAGCCATCTTCTCTGTtcaaagcagatgatttgctatCCCGCTTCGTGGCCAACGAGGACCACTCCGAAGACTTCCTTCGAGACATCGTCGTCAGCTTTATGCTCGCAGGGAAGGACACCACCTCCTCCGCCCTCACCTGGTTTTTCTGGCTCCTTTCCTCGCACCCCGAGGTGGAGGCCAAAATCCTGGCCGAGATCAAGTCCATCCGCGCGCGGCGCCACTCGTTTGACGACGATGAGTTCGGCTTCGAGGATCTCCGCGAGATGAATTACCTGCATGCCTCCATCACGGAGTCGATGCGGTTGTACCCTCCGGTGCCCTTCAACTCGCTTCACTGCCTGGCCGACGACGTGTTCCCGGACGGGACGGCGGTGAAGAAGGGGTGGTTCGTGTCCTACACATCGTACTCGATGGGGCGGATGGAGGCCCTATGGGGGTCGGATTTCGATGAGTTCAAGCCCGAAAGGTGGTTGGAGGCGGAGACGGGTGCGTTCCGGCCGGAAAGCCCTTTCAAGTACCCAGTGTTCCACGGGGGGCCGCGGATGTGCCTCGGGAAGGAGATGGCGTACATCCAGATGAAGTCAATCGCGGCGTGCGTGCTGGAGAGGTTCGTAGTGACGGTGGCGAGGGAAAAGGAGGCGCCGCCGCCGGAGAAAATGGCGACGCTGACGCTGAAAATGAAAGGCGGCCAACCGGTACGCGTGATGGGGAGGGACAACTCCTGA